Proteins encoded in a region of the Candidatus Obscuribacter sp. genome:
- the trxB gene encoding thioredoxin-disulfide reductase: MAINKKLTILGSGSAGLTAAIYAARANLEPLVIQGLQAGGQLTITSDVENFPGFPNGILGPELMEEMHKQAERFGTQFIYDNAESVDLSSRPFRIKTSSEEIFTECLIIGTGASAKLLGLPAESKLMGHGVSACATCDGFFFRDKEVFVVGGGDTALEEATFLTRFASKVTLVHRRDSFRASAIMVDRAKNNEKVHFILDSVVEDILDVEEGQVTAIKLKNIKTNEVQTIPCDGVFIAIGHKPNTELFVGQLELTENGYVKTTDGVKTSVKGVFASGDVQDELYRQAITAAGTGCMAALEAQWLLEAEEEASAEQGKHKVKETVAQKG; the protein is encoded by the coding sequence ATGGCGATAAATAAGAAACTCACAATTCTAGGATCTGGCTCGGCCGGTTTGACTGCTGCAATTTACGCAGCCCGTGCCAATCTTGAGCCTCTGGTCATTCAGGGCTTGCAAGCTGGCGGTCAACTGACCATCACCTCTGATGTCGAAAACTTCCCGGGCTTTCCCAATGGCATCCTGGGACCAGAACTAATGGAAGAAATGCATAAACAAGCAGAGCGCTTTGGCACTCAGTTTATTTATGACAACGCTGAGTCAGTCGATCTTTCCAGCCGCCCATTTAGAATCAAGACCAGCTCAGAAGAAATTTTCACCGAATGCTTGATCATCGGTACAGGCGCTTCCGCAAAACTCTTAGGCTTGCCTGCTGAGAGCAAACTCATGGGACATGGCGTATCAGCCTGTGCCACCTGCGACGGCTTTTTCTTCCGCGACAAAGAAGTATTTGTAGTGGGAGGTGGAGACACTGCCCTGGAAGAAGCAACATTTTTGACTCGCTTTGCTAGCAAAGTCACTCTAGTCCACAGACGCGATAGCTTTAGAGCATCAGCGATTATGGTTGACCGCGCCAAAAACAACGAAAAGGTCCACTTTATCCTTGACAGCGTCGTCGAAGATATCCTTGATGTCGAAGAAGGTCAAGTTACTGCGATCAAACTCAAAAACATCAAAACAAATGAAGTACAGACAATACCCTGTGATGGTGTCTTTATTGCAATCGGTCACAAACCTAACACCGAGCTATTTGTCGGGCAGTTAGAACTAACCGAAAACGGCTATGTCAAAACCACCGATGGTGTTAAGACTTCGGTCAAAGGTGTCTTTGCCTCAGGCGATGTGCAAGACGAACTCTATCGTCAGGCTATCACTGCAGCCGGTACAGGCTGTATGGCTGCCCTAGAAGCTCAGTGGCTACTGGAAGCAGAAGAGGAAGCAAGCGCCGAGCAGGGAAAGCATAAAGTCAAAGAGACAGTGGCCCAAAAAGGCTAA
- a CDS encoding iron-containing redox enzyme family protein yields the protein MSSNTVATFTDRLAKPARQSVPDDGDWILTTARAHPCFSHPLFARLADTKNNPLTVAKVARLLKNYDAHASHLRRLLLKAAAIMPERAVAFILENVRNEYGNGHENRRHQLQLQDLAWQCGVSPNDYKAIKVEAGIKQFIKAVTPFYYPLEGKLISNCLSKQAVSAGAITATEILAIEEFKALQKAFAGFGQEHHIWFDHVTVECEHTDESISLALYFSQQGHKQSVATGLKGVLDANCHLYDGLLSSIS from the coding sequence ATGTCATCAAATACAGTGGCAACCTTTACAGACAGGCTGGCTAAACCAGCACGCCAGTCTGTGCCTGACGACGGTGACTGGATACTAACTACAGCCAGAGCACATCCCTGCTTTAGCCATCCACTCTTTGCCAGACTGGCAGACACAAAAAACAATCCGCTGACAGTAGCCAAAGTAGCAAGACTGCTCAAAAATTATGATGCGCATGCCTCTCACTTGCGCCGACTTTTGCTCAAAGCTGCTGCTATTATGCCGGAGCGCGCTGTAGCATTTATCTTAGAAAACGTCCGCAACGAATACGGCAACGGTCATGAAAACAGACGCCACCAGCTACAACTGCAAGACCTGGCCTGGCAATGTGGCGTCAGCCCCAATGACTATAAAGCAATTAAAGTAGAAGCTGGCATCAAACAGTTTATCAAGGCAGTGACGCCATTTTATTATCCGCTTGAAGGCAAACTGATTAGCAATTGTCTTAGCAAGCAAGCGGTGTCAGCGGGGGCAATCACTGCCACAGAGATACTGGCTATCGAAGAATTTAAAGCACTACAAAAAGCATTTGCAGGCTTTGGACAAGAGCACCATATATGGTTTGATCATGTCACTGTAGAATGTGAACACACCGACGAATCCATCAGCCTGGCACTGTATTTTAGCCAGCAGGGTCACAAACAGAGTGTAGCAACAGGACTCAAAGGAGTGCTTGATGCCAACTGCCATCTCTATGATGGTCTTTTGTCGTCAATCTCATAA
- a CDS encoding thioredoxin domain-containing protein has translation MKTANLLVKETSTYLKQHAYNPVQWYPWGAEALDRAKAEQKPILLSVGYAACHWCHVMEHESFEDQATADIMNANFINIKVDREERTDIDEIYMKAVQIMTGHGGWPMTVFLTPELKPFFGGTYFPKEDRHGMPAFKRVLTQINKAWLQNREDLMASAGELTEHLRLMEKVKADGAQTIDGESYLNYGTISSALEKFYSNFDADFGGFGGAPKFPHTFALELFMRSTSKSSEIKDSKKEECLEVINTSLDKMACGGIYDHLAGGFARYSVDRKWLVPHFEKMLYDNALLARTYFDGYLITGKNFWLATAEGILRFVKNELETQDGGFYSSLDADSEGEEGKFYVFKREEVKSILGKDGAWLADVYGVTESGNFEHGNSVLHLSKEPAKLASDLGMSEAEFLTKLEKLSAVLLAAREKRIRPGRDEKVLTSWNSLMVSAYVQGYQVTGKETYLQTGKRAMQFILDKLYVNGRLLRVWGVPADQVESGHAKLDAYLDDYAYAINALLDLASVDKSSVWLNTATKLADTMLTLFNDCPDGGFYYTAKDAEQMIVRTRSHFDGSVPSGTSSATMALLRLAYLTGITTYDQAAQKVLQLYGPNLTRLCDQFANLLNCLDFRLSAPREIAVLQPDSLPQEVAQKSVLNLFKRYSPNKVVAQINDSSANEMPGQLFKERTSLDNKSTFYICRNFACQKPISEEAELLTEMQNW, from the coding sequence ATGAAAACCGCTAACTTACTTGTCAAAGAAACAAGCACTTATCTCAAGCAGCATGCCTACAATCCAGTGCAGTGGTATCCCTGGGGCGCAGAGGCACTGGACCGGGCAAAAGCCGAGCAAAAGCCAATCTTGCTATCGGTAGGCTATGCTGCCTGTCACTGGTGTCATGTCATGGAGCATGAGTCGTTTGAAGACCAGGCCACTGCCGACATCATGAATGCCAACTTTATCAATATCAAAGTAGATAGAGAAGAGCGCACCGACATCGACGAAATCTATATGAAAGCAGTGCAGATAATGACCGGCCATGGTGGCTGGCCCATGACTGTTTTTTTAACGCCAGAGCTTAAGCCATTTTTTGGTGGCACTTACTTTCCCAAGGAAGACCGCCATGGTATGCCAGCCTTTAAAAGAGTGTTGACTCAAATCAACAAAGCATGGCTGCAAAATCGTGAGGACCTTATGGCTTCAGCTGGTGAGCTGACCGAGCATCTCAGGCTCATGGAAAAAGTCAAAGCAGACGGAGCTCAGACTATTGATGGCGAGAGTTATCTCAATTACGGCACTATAAGCAGCGCTCTCGAAAAATTCTATAGTAATTTTGACGCTGACTTTGGTGGCTTTGGCGGTGCGCCCAAATTCCCCCATACTTTTGCTCTGGAGCTGTTTATGCGCTCCACCAGCAAAAGCTCAGAGATCAAAGATTCAAAAAAAGAAGAGTGCCTGGAAGTAATCAATACAAGTCTAGACAAAATGGCTTGTGGCGGTATCTATGACCACCTGGCAGGCGGTTTTGCCAGATATTCGGTGGACCGCAAATGGCTCGTACCGCACTTCGAAAAAATGCTTTATGACAATGCTCTTTTGGCTCGTACATACTTTGACGGTTATTTAATTACTGGCAAAAACTTCTGGCTTGCTACGGCAGAAGGCATACTGCGTTTTGTCAAAAATGAGTTAGAGACCCAGGACGGCGGCTTTTACTCAAGCCTGGACGCAGACTCCGAAGGCGAAGAAGGCAAGTTTTATGTCTTCAAACGCGAAGAAGTCAAATCTATACTGGGCAAAGACGGCGCATGGCTGGCTGATGTTTATGGTGTTACCGAGTCTGGTAACTTTGAACACGGCAATTCGGTCTTGCATCTAAGCAAAGAGCCAGCAAAACTGGCTAGCGATCTTGGTATGAGCGAAGCTGAGTTTTTGACAAAACTCGAAAAACTATCGGCAGTGCTACTTGCCGCCAGAGAAAAAAGAATCAGACCAGGTCGTGACGAAAAGGTCCTGACTAGCTGGAACAGCCTGATGGTCTCAGCCTATGTCCAGGGCTATCAAGTCACAGGCAAAGAGACTTATCTACAGACTGGCAAACGCGCCATGCAATTTATCCTCGACAAATTGTATGTCAATGGTCGCTTACTGAGAGTCTGGGGCGTGCCCGCAGATCAAGTAGAGAGTGGTCATGCCAAGCTCGATGCTTATCTCGATGACTATGCCTATGCCATCAATGCTCTGCTGGATTTGGCCTCGGTCGATAAAAGCTCAGTCTGGCTCAATACTGCTACAAAACTAGCTGACACAATGCTCACACTATTTAACGACTGTCCTGATGGTGGTTTTTATTACACAGCTAAAGACGCCGAACAAATGATCGTGAGAACAAGAAGCCACTTTGATGGCTCAGTGCCATCGGGTACATCGTCAGCGACCATGGCTCTTTTGCGTCTGGCTTATTTGACGGGTATTACCACATACGATCAAGCAGCACAAAAGGTCCTCCAACTATACGGACCAAATTTGACCAGGCTTTGCGATCAATTTGCCAATCTACTCAATTGTCTTGATTTTAGACTGTCAGCACCAAGAGAGATTGCAGTGCTGCAACCAGACAGCCTACCGCAAGAAGTAGCGCAAAAGTCAGTGCTCAATTTGTTTAAGCGTTACAGCCCAAACAAAGTGGTGGCACAAATAAACGACAGCAGTGCTAACGAAATGCCTGGTCAGTTATTTAAAGAACGGACAAGCCTGGACAACAAAAGTACGTTTTATATTTGTCGCAACTTTGCCTGTCAAAAGCCTATTTCTGAGGAAGCGGAGCTTTTGACTGAGATGCAAAATTGGTAG
- a CDS encoding glycosyltransferase family 4 protein: MTSLNIAIVVRLFSPSGGLELYALRLVQGLLQRGHRVTVICQTDESGLSHHNLTIKTFDQAPRGISKSARLVHIYNAASTLLASSGPFDLVHSQHCPVKGADLVTFHQHTAKRFSFSGYPAERLINEYKLATNDAYKTRMQQDGDLAKSTKMRIFVSQICKRDYYETYNLDDAPYAIAPCGADSQSEYDISQKVQAQPFNYLFIGKGYRKKGLDTLYTACALLKKQGLKFKLTVVGLRASLFNKLTAGMHGIADCVEFAGYQKDLKPFQENASVIVVPSKCEAFGMSPVEAMLFGVPAIVSSVAGVSELLNDGIDGLVLKDHLSAKELAQHMQQLQSDPAMLKSMQIKARAKAKQLTWDKTVDATITAYQKLLKSEVGTNENR; the protein is encoded by the coding sequence ATGACCAGTCTAAATATTGCCATTGTAGTCAGGCTATTCAGCCCCTCAGGCGGTCTGGAGCTATATGCTCTGAGACTTGTGCAGGGCTTGCTCCAGCGTGGACATCGAGTAACAGTAATTTGTCAGACTGATGAGAGTGGACTGAGTCACCATAATCTGACTATCAAAACTTTTGATCAAGCCCCCAGAGGTATCTCCAAAAGCGCTAGATTGGTGCACATCTACAATGCAGCCAGCACACTTTTAGCCTCTAGCGGTCCTTTTGATCTGGTGCACTCACAGCACTGCCCGGTAAAGGGCGCCGATCTAGTGACTTTTCACCAGCACACAGCCAAGCGTTTTAGCTTTAGTGGCTATCCGGCCGAGAGACTGATCAACGAATACAAACTGGCTACAAATGACGCTTACAAAACCAGGATGCAACAAGATGGCGACCTTGCTAAATCCACAAAAATGCGCATCTTTGTCTCGCAAATTTGCAAACGCGATTACTATGAGACTTATAACCTCGATGACGCACCGTACGCCATAGCACCCTGTGGTGCCGATAGTCAGTCCGAATACGATATCAGTCAAAAGGTGCAAGCTCAGCCATTTAACTATCTATTTATCGGCAAGGGCTACCGCAAAAAAGGTCTGGACACGCTTTATACTGCTTGTGCCCTCCTTAAAAAGCAAGGTCTAAAATTCAAGCTAACTGTAGTCGGGCTGCGCGCTTCACTCTTTAACAAATTGACAGCAGGGATGCATGGCATAGCAGACTGTGTTGAATTTGCCGGCTATCAAAAGGATTTAAAACCATTCCAAGAAAATGCATCGGTAATAGTGGTGCCCTCTAAATGTGAAGCCTTTGGTATGTCACCAGTAGAAGCAATGCTCTTTGGTGTGCCAGCTATTGTCAGCAGTGTAGCTGGCGTTAGCGAACTGCTCAATGACGGCATCGATGGTCTTGTATTAAAAGACCATCTCAGTGCTAAAGAACTCGCCCAACACATGCAACAACTGCAAAGCGATCCAGCCATGCTCAAGAGCATGCAAATAAAAGCCCGGGCCAAAGCCAAACAATTGACCTGGGACAAAACTGTGGATGCCACCATAACTGCTTATCAAAAGCTGCTCAAGTCTGAGGTAGGGACAAATGAAAACCGCTAA